The DNA segment CCTGTTCACGCAAAACAGAACATCAGAATCACATTGGAGTCTGCCCTTCAAGATCAACTTCAATCTCAGGGCTTCAGAACGTCAGTTAACAGTGAAAACAGCGTTACACTTGAAATTCAGCAGCTGTTAGTAAATGTACAACACAGTATTATGTCCAATGAAATGGATGCCAAAATCACGCTGCAAATAACTGCAGAAACACCGGCTGGAAAGTTAGTGAAAATATTTAATGGTTCTGCAAGCAAAACGGGAACTTTTAGCGCCTCTGATTCTCAAATTGAACAGATTGTAAATGATGTCACGAGCTTGGTGTTGGCCGAAATAGCAAATGATGCTGAACTTAATAACTATATGAAGGAGCGCTTTTAATGCGTAATCTGTTTATCTCTCTATTCTGTCTTTTTAGTGCCTCTGTAATGGCGGCTCCAAATGTTAACGTGGAAACGTCTATCGGTAACTTTACCATCGAACTCGACTCGAAAAACGCACCTATTACAACTGAAAACTTCCTCAAGTATGTCGAAGATGGCAGTTACGAAGGCACAGTATTCCACCGTATTATTCGTGGATTTATGGCTCAAGGTGGGGGTTTTGATACCGATATGAACAAAATCACAGCCTATGCCCCAATTAAGAATGAAGCGAATAACGGCCTAAAAAACAAGAAAACAACGATTGCTATGGCTAGAACATCAGCTCCTGATTCTGCTACTCGCCAATTCTTTATCAACTATGCCGACAACGATTTTCTAGATGCTTCAGAGAAAGGTGCTGGTTATGCCGTATTTGGCAAGGTCACGAAAGGTTTTGATACCATTGAGAAAATGGCAACGCAACAAACCGCGTCTATCGGTAGTTATCATGACGTCCCTGTTAAAGCCATCGTCATAACGAAAGTAACGATACAAAAGTAACCTTATCAAAAAAGAGTCGACCATTGTCGACTCTTTTTATGTCCCCTTTTCCATTCTATCCATTAACAAGGAATGTTGGATGACAAATCAAATGACTTGGACTGAAACACTTAAAAGCTACCTCGATAAACGGCTCTTATGGGTGATGATGTTAGGTTGCTCTAGTGGTTTTCCGTGGGTGTTGATTGGTTCCAACATGTCTGGCTGGCTCAAAGATGCTGGCTTGACTCGCGCCGCTATCGGCTATTTTGGCTCTGTGTTTGCTGTCTATGCTATTAACTTCTTGTGGGCACCGATTGTAGACAGGGTCAAACTCCCCGTATTACATTCACTCTTAGGACAGCGAAAAAGCTGGGTCTTTTTCTGTCAGTGCATCATTTTAATCTGCACACTATTTATCGCGGGAGTAAACCCTGCCGATGATTTAATGCTGACCTCTATGCTCGCTCTAGGTATCGCTACGGCTTCCGCTACTCAAGATATTGCAATCGATGCATTTCGTATCGACACGTTCCCTAAATCTGAAGAGAGTAAGCTACCACAGGCCTCAGCAATGGCAGTCATCGGTTGGTGGACGGGATACTCATTACCTGGTTATCTCGCCTTCATCAACGCTGATAGCATTGGATGGAACGGCGTGTATTACGGCATGGCTTTCGTTATCGTCATCCTAATGGTCTTCACTTTGCTCGTTGGAGAACCTAAAACGAAACGTGAAGAGCTTCAGAATATTGCTCTTGAACGACATAACAAAATCGTCAAATCCCGTGTCGCAGCGTGGATCAGTGTAACCGTCGTAGAACCATTCCTAGATTTCTTCAAACGAAACGGAGTGCAAGTAGCATTGACTCTACTCTTGTTTGTTTTTCTCTTTAAAATTGGTGAGGCATTCTTGGGAAGAATGTCGATAACCTTTTATAAAGAGGTTGGCTTTAGTAATGAACAGATTGGACAATACTCCAAACTCATCGGCTGGTGGGTCACCATATTCTTTACACTGGTCGGCAGTATGTTCAATGTTAAATTTGGCATTGTTCGCGGATTAATGATTGGTGGTATCGCCATGGCTTCAAGCAACTTAATGTTTGCTTGGATGGCCAGCGTAGGTGCAAATGAACACCTTTTCTTGGCTACAATTATTGTAGATAACTTTACAACGGCTTTCTCTACTGTTGCGTTTGTCTCCTTCTTAACCATGTTAACCGGACAGGCCTTCTCAGCAACTCAATACGCACTTTTAGCGTCACTGGGTAACTTAGGTAGGACAACACTAGCCTCATTCAGCGGGGAGCTTGCGGACTATCTTAATGATTGGTCACTCTTCTTTATTATTACGGCTCTTATGGTCATTCCTAGCCTGATAATGCTTTACTCATTACGACATTATTTTAATGAATTACTGGAGAAAGCAAGATATCGTAAAGAGTAATCTATTCACTTAGTATTTGAAGGGCAACTGATAATCAGTTGCCCTTTTTTATTGGAATCTGCTTTCTCATACCAATCTGAAAAATCGATAGCTCTGTAATATGAGTGTACTCACAATTGGCATAAATAAAATTCATATAAATTATAAACTCGTTTTTTATTAACAACTTAGAACCTTTTTATTCACAACAAATACGTCTAACATCAAAATTTAGAACTAATTTATTGCCATGGCGATAAAGATATCACGCTCAAATAACATTGATGTTTATATCGAAAATGGATATCAATGACTCATAAAACCAATAAATACAAGGCTTGCGGGAACTAACTAACTTTTACTGTTGATAGAGTGAAGGCAATCGAATAACTGCCAACACCAGAAAAAACGTGAAACAAATCACTAAATTACTGCAACAATACTGCAATAAAAACAACGCGGATAAAAGTTCCTTTATTTAGATCATTTGTTCGATATTGATCACAAATAAAATTGTAGTTTCTACATTACCTCACTTTTAATTGTGA comes from the Vibrio sp. DW001 genome and includes:
- a CDS encoding YajG family lipoprotein, encoding MKKLLIAASILLLAACSSSPKEPQVNFIPQTTTSQNKTVDNLMFSLDSKDVRSAQYVALIDSGRNNIQPVHAKQNIRITLESALQDQLQSQGFRTSVNSENSVTLEIQQLLVNVQHSIMSNEMDAKITLQITAETPAGKLVKIFNGSASKTGTFSASDSQIEQIVNDVTSLVLAEIANDAELNNYMKERF
- a CDS encoding peptidylprolyl isomerase, yielding MRNLFISLFCLFSASVMAAPNVNVETSIGNFTIELDSKNAPITTENFLKYVEDGSYEGTVFHRIIRGFMAQGGGFDTDMNKITAYAPIKNEANNGLKNKKTTIAMARTSAPDSATRQFFINYADNDFLDASEKGAGYAVFGKVTKGFDTIEKMATQQTASIGSYHDVPVKAIVITKVTIQK
- a CDS encoding MFS transporter; this encodes MTNQMTWTETLKSYLDKRLLWVMMLGCSSGFPWVLIGSNMSGWLKDAGLTRAAIGYFGSVFAVYAINFLWAPIVDRVKLPVLHSLLGQRKSWVFFCQCIILICTLFIAGVNPADDLMLTSMLALGIATASATQDIAIDAFRIDTFPKSEESKLPQASAMAVIGWWTGYSLPGYLAFINADSIGWNGVYYGMAFVIVILMVFTLLVGEPKTKREELQNIALERHNKIVKSRVAAWISVTVVEPFLDFFKRNGVQVALTLLLFVFLFKIGEAFLGRMSITFYKEVGFSNEQIGQYSKLIGWWVTIFFTLVGSMFNVKFGIVRGLMIGGIAMASSNLMFAWMASVGANEHLFLATIIVDNFTTAFSTVAFVSFLTMLTGQAFSATQYALLASLGNLGRTTLASFSGELADYLNDWSLFFIITALMVIPSLIMLYSLRHYFNELLEKARYRKE